The Pocillopora verrucosa isolate sample1 chromosome 9, ASM3666991v2, whole genome shotgun sequence genome includes the window ACATCTTCGAGAGACGTTTATCCGTAAATTGCATCTTATACGTTTGTCATTTCTACTGTATGAGCATCTGTTGAACAAATATGACGCAATTGCCAGTTGTAGCAATACAACAAACCAATAACACCAAATGCGTTACGTTAGAATGTTTCCTTAAAACTCGCTCTAGCAGactagaaagaaaaattgtacatatatatatatatatatatatatatatatatataaatattatgagaggaaaaaaggacgtaactacatttcccgacaagcctgtttcgtgaatcgcttcactcttcaggggtttaaaccccggaagagtgaagcgattcacgaaacaggcttgtcgggaaatgtagttacgtccttttttcctctcataatatttattctgctctgcttcaacgtattgagcactgttccacgcgaaaatcgactttcagacttcctatatatatatatatatatatgaaggAAACATGTGAGATGGCTTATTTAATCGGGTGGTCGCTTAATTAACATggtcttttttccttcaaaataataaagaaaatagacagttaaaaataattcatacaaTATGATTCCTGAATAAATATAGCTTGTATTCCTCTTATTACATATCCTAATTCAGTTATACCGTCAGCCCCCAAAAATGTCCGAGTTATCTTCGTTAACCAAAGCGCGTTGGAGTTACAATGGCAGCCTCCTGTAGAGACCGGAAATCAGACCCACGTGTTTTATGACATTGACTGCCGAATGCCGTGTGAAGACAAAGACGAGGACAAGTGCGCGAGTAAAGTTTGCGGAAGTGACGTCATTTTTACGCCAAAAAAGAAAGGCTTGAACGTTTCCCACGTTATTGTTGGAAATCTATCTTCATTTGTACTCTACACTATGAAAATATTCGCTAAGAACAGAGTAAGCGAATTAGCGAGAAGAAAATATGGAATCGAAGGAAACCTTACGGAAATAACTGCAAGGACTAACAGATCAGGTGAGTTTGAGGATGTGAATAGAATATCGCAAAAATTCCTATCAATGTGCTTATCTCTCTCACACTGAGCATGGGTCGAGTCACATAAAATTTACGCTATAGCACttcttttccaaaacttttgatttaaaacttGATCCCCGGAAATAAGCTCGTTCCATTTTTATGACATTAAGTTTCCGCAAAAATAAGTAACAATAAAGTAGATGACCCATGTTCGTGACTGTGTATTCATCTCTGTTGAAAAACTAGTTCCAGGGAAACCAGAAGTGTTTGTTGAACAACCGGAAACGGCTGTTGTTGTATCTTGGAGAATTAAGGACATGAACGGTGTCCTTAAAGAGTACCACGTGACTTATATAAGAGAGGATGATTTGTCAGAAACCAAGACTCTTGCCACCAAGAAAGTGGAAGCGCAGTTTGATTTAAAAGCGGGAAAAACTTATGAATTCCAGGTAGACAgaatttttacttcaatttaAGTTCAATTAAAACTTCTAAAAGAAACTTCAGGGAATAAAGGCATGAAGAGAAAAGTTATATCATGCAATTGAGTAATGGaaagtatttgtttaaaattcagttaatTTTACTTCGCAAAACAACAGAATTAAGTTTGGATGTAGATGGTTATCGTCGAATTAGTCAGTACTAttaaaggttttaaaaatgaaataaaagaagatTGTCTGAAGAAACTGAAAATCAACGTTGTTCATCATCTAAGCCTGAAAGCTCTAATTTAAAACTCCAAAGCCAATTTTTAGAAATAATTTAGTGCAATAAGCCcctgtgatttaatttttaaaatataagcCGTGTAACTTGTGATACCATTAAATGTAATGTTAGTATTATGATGTAAATAGTGTTAGTGCTTTTTATGTGACAGAAATGTAAGTAAAGTATCGTTGTAATTAGTGCAACCGTTGTAACGTAAGTATTGCCTCTTTTGTAACTCCGTGAGTAGGTTTTTGTTTGTGATGtttttcctggttttttttgtttttgttttttgttttgtttttgttgtgatttttcttttgtaataaaataaaatttaaataaaaaaaaaatttaaaagaaaactgttgTTCTTCTTTTAGACCTAATAGTGTTTTGATGCAGTTACGATACTCCTCTGTTGTTTTGTGGTTTTAATTGGACGAGATTTTGCACTCCACAGTTTGACAACACTCGAAGTAgccgtttttttgtttttttttgctcttgaaGAAGAAATCTCTTTTGATTCTTCTCCTCAGGTATTTGCTATAAACGACCTTGGTAGGGGTCCTGCTGGTGTGAAGACATTCACACTTAGAGAAGGTTAGTTTGTATATCGCTGATTTGCCAATCTACctctaataccccattcacaccagcaaaacatgttttgttaaactggttttcattgaatgaaaattataaacagagaactgaaaaacttgattttccattggattcaagtacttgctaacttgcatttccaatgtgctacattcaagtcaaaaatattcggttaaatagtttctatgaagaaaaaaaaaattaaaccgtgtttaacaaaacaacttttaaacatgtttaagctttggtgtgaatggggcataagacTGATATAATTGCTGAGCAACAGTGTCACCGACCAAACCTAAGCGAAGACCACTATGAGAAGGCTTTGCCGCGAGGCTATTTTTTCTGAGTGCCTGCGTAAACAAACGTTAATATAGACTTTAGAATAATAAACTAACTGGACCACTGATGAGTCAGGATGACGAGGATAACCAagtatatttaaagaaaaatttttcatataaGGTATAACCAAAAAGTAGTTTCTAGTCTGATTTACTCAGCTTTACTGTAATAAACGAAGCATTCCTCCCCTTCACCCGACAGAACCCAATGTTGCCATGTATCTCAAAATCATCTATGGCTTGGTTGGTTCATTGGCATTTTGCATTGTGCCTTTCGCCGGTTACATAATGTACAACAGGTAAGTGTGGGAACACTTATGAAACTAAACACGAGGTTACTATTCCTGTACAGTACCACTCTTGGCAGGATTTCAAGGACCACCATTGGCTAAAGGGATGTTCAACAAGTTCAACAAGCATCAGTAGACTGAGTATTGAAAGTGGTAGTACTGACGCGTCTATATTGTGGCTTAAAAGGTTTTTGATGCTTTGTTTCTTATATATGCTCACAGAGAATTCAATTTGATGCTATTTTTTGTCAGATGGAACCGTCGAAGAAATGCAAACTCTGAGGAAATTCCTAAAACAACAGAACCCAGCGTTATGGTTTTTGAGGGTAACTTGCAATTTGATGTCATTTTAAGAGAAAGTACCGGGACTTGGTCATTTAGAGTTTTTAAAGGTCGTCaaacttttcagttttgaaCTGTGCGTCATTTGCTGACGTGTCAATTTATATGAAATTGTCGGCGTGTTTAATGCAAATGTAGTTTGTTCCATTCAATCTGCTTCGATAGCAGCCGATAGCAGCAGATAGTAAAGATAAAGTTAcactcagagaaaaaaaaacaaataaaactatggaaaaattgtaaacagtATGGAAGTCTCCACATTGCTATTACTCTATTTTTTGCGTATATAACTCGAGCACATTAGCGACTAAGCAGCTTCTGTGGGGACTACAGATTTAATTACCGtcctatttatttttttgatgttACTATCGTTAATTGTTCTCACCAACAACTTTACATAGACGTCGCAATGAGTTCTGTTGCTGAGCGGCAAAAAGTGGATGACTTTAGACTTGATCGTGATCAAATAATAACAGTAAAGGTACTCGGGAGTGGCAACTTTGGTCAAGTGTCCAAGGCAGTTTACAAACCTTTAAACTTTGAAGTGGCTGTTAAGTCTTTGAAAGGTACCCTTAATTTTTCTAACACATTGTTATATTGCCACATGAAAGGCGACAAAATCTCTTGAATTCAAGTCTGACTCTCTTCTATCATATCTTTCAATTCTCTCTCAGAACCGAGGAAAAAGGCTATTATAATATTAGGTTAAGAGTGGAACGCCGTTTCCTTACAAACTCACAGTAATTGTTGGCATTTTAATCTTGACCAATTTTCAAGGCAATGCGAAAAAGAAGGACTTACAAGACATGCTGACTGAATTAGATCTCATGAAAACCTTGAGGCCTCATCCCCATCTTGTTGACCTCATTGGCTGTTGTATTGAAAAAGGTACTGGAAATTTTGATTGTAACCTGATTGATTGTAGTTTCTGATTACTTGCTGACAGACTAATTTAATAATTCGTTGAAAGACCATCTCATTAAATCGACTGATTCAGCACCGTTACATATTTCTAGATCCACTTCTCATAGTGTTGGAGTATTTACCAAACGGGGATTTGTTGGGATATCTGCGTAAGAGCAGAGGGATCGAAGATGCTTATGACACAGGAGAAAATAGGCCAAGCTCAACCCTTACAGAAAATGACCTCTTGTCCTTTGCGTGGATGATCGCTGATGGTATGAGCTATTTGTCAACAATGAAGGTAAACCAGACCACAGTTATTCTGTTTAAGCATCTAAAATCTTTAAGGTCATATGTGACATGGGAGTAGTGTGCTAtgcaacaaacatttacaatgCAACTTTTTTATATTGTTCTATGACGAATGGTTTCGAGTCGCCTCTTGGTCTAACTTGCTTTCTGAGCAAGGTGAAGAAGTGCTCTCTGAAAATATCTCAAGGTATCAAGCTTGTTTTACTGTGCTGTTTCAGATTGTTCATCGTGATTTAGCAGCTCGTAATGTGTTAGTTGGGGACAACAAAGTATGTAAGATTTCAGACTTTGGTTTAGCGCGTGGTTTGGAGGGAGATATATACACGAGAAAAACTCAGGTGATTAACGTAAATATCTTTAGATAACTACAAAGTTTTAAGTCAACGATCGTTATTTTTACACTTAGTAACTAACGAAAACGTTGCTTGTAATTTTCAGTTGTCTTTTGCTTGAAATCATATTCAAGCTTTATGTGATTATTCTTCTCAAGGCTCGTCTTCCAGTCAGGTGGATGCCCCCAGAATCCATTTTTTATGGCACATCTACCACTATGAGCGACATGtaggt containing:
- the LOC131798892 gene encoding angiopoietin-1 receptor isoform X2, producing the protein MDHWLTAMLTLSMIVTFSSADQVILEKQPIPSENWIWETSTARVGGLIGWVKQTYYSTCDISLVGHSQPNNWLRSDPIKVHSGVKAVHITIEYRTLKCSSYPDNGGKYCKEYLDLYVHQSGQSTEPHPLTNNASYDKIAKTAPSALGIRVSQTFSINVKGKYIVLAFHDQGSCTVLFSVAVKYYFCPETVHDGGLVYLPRTIAPANNSEPVVGSCTNNAVHEQGILKVNCQSDGVWNLSSLNGRCICMEDMENTRGECKGCPEGKYNDGNGFKCTVIPSAPKNVRVIFVNQSALELQWQPPVETGNQTHVFYDIDCRMPCEDKDEDKCASKVCGSDVIFTPKKKGLNVSHVIVGNLSSFVLYTMKIFAKNRVSELARRKYGIEGNLTEITARTNRSVPGKPEVFVEQPETAVVVSWRIKDMNGVLKEYHVTYIREDDLSETKTLATKKVEAQFDLKAGKTYEFQVFAINDLGRGPAGVKTFTLREEPNVAMYLKIIYGLVGSLAFCIVPFAGYIMYNRWNRRRNANSEEIPKTTEPSVMVFEDVAMSSVAERQKVDDFRLDRDQIITVKVLGSGNFGQVSKAVYKPLNFEVAVKSLKGNAKKKDLQDMLTELDLMKTLRPHPHLVDLIGCCIEKDPLLIVLEYLPNGDLLGYLRKSRGIEDAYDTGENRPSSTLTENDLLSFAWMIADGMSYLSTMKIVHRDLAARNVLVGDNKVCKISDFGLARGLEGDIYTRKTQARLPVRWMPPESIFYGTSTTMSDIWSYGIVMWEVFTIGGSPYPGVKSREIAGLLETGYRMLRPPYISQELYSIMAKCWEEQPERRPTFLWLCSAVKRLLDDYQKNVNLEDYEGDNYIHLDVTKNKE